GCACTGTTGTCGCTGGTGAAGTGATCGCAAAGATTGATACAGAAGCCAAGGCGGGCGCGGTTGCTCCGGCAGCTGCGGCAGCAACACCAGCCAAGGCGGCAGAACCGGCAGCCGTTGCTGCATCGTCTGCGGCAGCTGGCATTGCCATGCCGGCGGCAGCGAAAATGCTGGCCGACAACGACATGTCGGTCACCCAAGTCGCAGGTACAGGCCGCGATGGCCGTGTCACGAAGGGTGATGTGATTGGCGCAATTGGAAGCAAGGCAGCGGCTCCTGCGCCGGCTGTTGCAGCCAAGCCCGCGTTGCAGCAGGTTGCCGCACCGGTGAGCCTGAATCTGGCAAACCGTCCGGAAGAACGCGTACCGATGAGCCGCTTGCGCGCCCGCGTTGCCGAACGTCTGCTGCAGTCGCAGGCAACCAATGCAATCCTCACCACGTTCAACGAAGTGAACATGCAACCGGTGATCGATCTGCGCAACAAGTACAAGGACAAGTTCGAGAAAGAGCATGGTGTCAAGCTCGGCTTCATGTCTTTCTTCGTCAAGGCCGCTGTTGCGGCACTGAAAAAATATCCGATCATCAATGCATCTGTGGATGGCAACGACATCGTTTATCACGGTTATTTCGACATCGGTATCGCGGTTGGATCTCCACGCGGTCTGGTGGTCCCGATTCTGCGTGATGTGGATCAGCTGTCCATC
The Noviherbaspirillum cavernae DNA segment above includes these coding regions:
- the odhB gene encoding 2-oxoglutarate dehydrogenase complex dihydrolipoyllysine-residue succinyltransferase, translated to MAILEVKVPQLSESVAEATLLQWHKKVGEAVARDENMIDIETDKVVLELPAPDAGVITEIIKGDGSTVVAGEVIAKIDTEAKAGAVAPAAAAATPAKAAEPAAVAASSAAAGIAMPAAAKMLADNDMSVTQVAGTGRDGRVTKGDVIGAIGSKAAAPAPAVAAKPALQQVAAPVSLNLANRPEERVPMSRLRARVAERLLQSQATNAILTTFNEVNMQPVIDLRNKYKDKFEKEHGVKLGFMSFFVKAAVAALKKYPIINASVDGNDIVYHGYFDIGIAVGSPRGLVVPILRDVDQLSIAEIEKKIAEFGTKAKDGKLSLEDLTGGTFSISNGGVFGSMLSTPIINPPQSAILGIHATKERPVVENGQIVIRPMNYLAMSYDHRIIDGREAVLGLVAMKEALEDPARLLLDL